CTTTTTGCAAATGTCTAGTTAAATATTGTATCAATAATTTTTCTCTACTTTAGAAAGAAAGAATTTAGAAAATTTTCTTTAAAAATAAAGTTTCTATATTTTGTTTTTTATGAAAAATTAAGTTTTGAAACAAGTTTACCATAATGTAATTTGCAACATTCAGGGTGCTAAGTACAATTATTACTCATAACTTTATAATAAAATACCTATTATTTTGCATGGAATCAGTGTTTTGTGATAAAATTAAAGGTACTCAATTTTATAGAGATCAGTAGTAATTGTAAAATTTAGATTTGTAATAGTTCCCATATTTTATTTTTACGGAAAAATTAGGTTTTATAAAATGAATCTTTTACACCGAACTCACGTTCAATGATAATAAAAGTGATCTTAGCAATATTAGATAAGTATAAGAAAATTTTTCGGTTGTATGTAAGAATAATAGCCTTTAGGTTTGAAAGGAATTTTATTAGATAGGGAAGGATTCGCCGTCTCACATCGTGTTTGACTAAGAGCCGGTCTCAAAACTACCTATCAAAAAAGTTAAAAGCAATGATAGAGCTTGCGAGATAAAGAGATGCAAGATAATTTTCAGATTTTCTTTCCCAACGAATTAGGATAGCCCTGAATCGATTGTGCCAACTGTTAGTTCTTTCAACGACCCATCGTCTAGGTTTTCCTTTATATTTACCAATGAGAGGCTTCTCACCTTTTTTCCGAATATGAGATTGAATGTTTCTTCTTTTGATTAAAACTTCTATATCTTTGAAATCATATCCTTTATCTAAACAAAGATGTTTTGGTTTCTTTTTTCTTCTACCGGAAAAAATCAGGATTGAATTCAACGTATCTTTTACAGCGTGTTTATCATGAACATTGGCTCCACTCAATGTTATGGCCAAAGGAATTCCATTTCCATCTGTAAGAATATGCCGTTTAACCCCCAATTTGGCACGGTCTGTAGGGTTTTTCCCAGTTAAGCTCCCCCTTTGGGAGCTTTAACCATTGCCGAATCCATCGAAGCCCAGTCCCATGCTATCTGATTCTTTACATCATAATATTTTAAAATAGATTTATAAATCTTTTTGAATACTCCTGCTCGTTCCCATTCTTGAAATCTTCTGTGACAAGTTTGGCCAGATCCAAACTCATTCGGAATGGCACGCCACTGACAGCCTGTTTTCATTCGATAGATGATACCGGCCATTACTAATCGTGTTGGTACTCGATTGCGACCTCCTTTCGGA
This genomic window from Leptospira kirschneri serovar Cynopteri str. 3522 CT contains:
- a CDS encoding IS5 family transposase (programmed frameshift), whose amino-acid sequence is MDKYYSEIPDGLWKQIAPLIPKEKVNPKGGRNRVPTRLVMAGIIYRMKTGCQWRAIPNEFGSGQTCHRRFQEWERAGVFKKIYKSILKYYDVKNQIAWDWASMDSAMVKAPKGGALTGKNPTDRAKLGVKRHILTDGNGIPLAITLSGANVHDKHAVKDTLNSILIFSGRRKKKPKHLCLDKGYDFKDIEVLIKRRNIQSHIRKKGEKPLIGKYKGKPRRWVVERTNSWHNRFRAILIRWERKSENYLASLYLASSIIAFNFFDR